From bacterium, a single genomic window includes:
- the nifU gene encoding Fe-S cluster assembly protein NifU, whose protein sequence is MWDYTGKVMDHFRNPRNVGVIENPDGIGEVGSLACGDALKLMFKLGPDGRIVDAKFQTFGCASAIASSSALTEMIKGLTLDEAAKVTNQDIADFLGGLPEQKMHCSVMGREALEAAIDNYRIGKTDKKILSGKVVCNCFGVTEEEIQRVVRENGLSTIDQVTNYTKAGGGCGKCKGDIGKIVDKIVHERLDAERKAGAHTAPRKMTVIEKIRLIEQTIDREIRPLLKRDGGDIELIDVEGNRVKVALRGMCAGCQVSSFTLKDVVGVKLKEFVSSDLTVEEVRE, encoded by the coding sequence ATGTGGGACTATACAGGAAAAGTAATGGATCATTTCCGGAATCCCCGGAATGTCGGTGTGATTGAGAATCCTGATGGCATCGGTGAGGTGGGCTCATTGGCCTGTGGAGATGCTTTGAAGTTGATGTTTAAATTGGGGCCAGACGGACGAATTGTGGATGCGAAATTCCAGACCTTTGGTTGCGCCAGCGCCATTGCTTCCTCATCAGCCCTTACAGAGATGATTAAGGGGTTGACTCTGGATGAGGCCGCTAAGGTGACCAATCAGGATATCGCTGATTTCCTGGGGGGGCTGCCAGAGCAGAAGATGCACTGTTCGGTCATGGGGCGCGAAGCTTTGGAAGCGGCCATTGATAATTACAGGATCGGCAAAACCGATAAGAAAATCTTGAGTGGGAAAGTGGTTTGTAACTGCTTTGGTGTTACCGAAGAGGAAATCCAGAGAGTGGTCCGGGAAAATGGACTCTCCACAATTGACCAGGTGACAAACTATACCAAGGCTGGTGGCGGTTGCGGCAAGTGTAAAGGGGATATCGGCAAGATTGTGGATAAAATCGTGCACGAGCGGCTTGATGCGGAGCGTAAAGCAGGGGCTCATACGGCTCCACGGAAAATGACCGTGATCGAAAAAATCCGACTTATAGAACAAACTATTGACCGTGAAATACGTCCTCTTCTGAAGCGAGATGGTGGCGATATTGAGCTGATTGATGTTGAGGGTAATCGGGTCAAGGTGGCTTTGCGCGGTATGTGTGCCGGCTGTCAGGTATCCTCGTTTACGCTGAAAGATGTGGTGGGCGTTAAACTGAAAGAGTTTGTTTCCAGTGATCTAACCGTGGAGGAGGTTCGGGAATGA